The following are from one region of the Aspergillus luchuensis IFO 4308 DNA, chromosome 4, nearly complete sequence genome:
- a CDS encoding uncharacterized protein (COG:G;~EggNog:ENOG410PIYF;~InterPro:IPR014718,IPR011013,IPR016590,IPR015364;~SECRETED:SignalP(1-20);~go_function: GO:0003824 - catalytic activity [Evidence IEA];~go_function: GO:0016837 - carbon-oxygen lyase activity, acting on polysaccharides [Evidence IEA];~go_function: GO:0030246 - carbohydrate binding [Evidence IEA];~go_process: GO:0005975 - carbohydrate metabolic process [Evidence IEA]) gives MLFRTSLLSLLSLAAGVVNADFGITTNDDSYVINANSPNSLVFTVDRGSCDITSIVHYGTELQYSGKGSHIGSGLGTATVSATKSGKLNLPGVMK, from the coding sequence ATGCTGTTCAGAACGTCGCTTCTGTCGCTTCTTTCGCTTGCAGCTGGGGTCGTCAATGCAGACTTTGGCATAACGACCAACGATGATTCCTATGTCATAAACGCCAATTCTCCCAACTCGCTGGTATTTACTGTGGACCGCGGAAGCTGCGATATTACTTCCATCGTGCATTATGGCACAGAGCTACAGTACTCCGGCAAGGGTAGCCATATTGGTTCTGGTCTTGGAACTGCCACAGTGTCTGCTACCAAGAGTGGTAAGTTGAACCTACCCGGGGTTATGAAGTGA
- a CDS encoding uncharacterized protein (CAZy:PL4;~COG:G;~EggNog:ENOG410PIYF;~InterPro:IPR008979,IPR013784,IPR014718,IPR011013, IPR015364,IPR016590,IPR029413,IPR029411;~PFAM:PF09284,PF14686,PF14683;~go_function: GO:0003824 - catalytic activity [Evidence IEA];~go_function: GO:0016837 - carbon-oxygen lyase activity, acting on polysaccharides [Evidence IEA];~go_function: GO:0030246 - carbohydrate binding [Evidence IEA];~go_process: GO:0005975 - carbohydrate metabolic process [Evidence IEA]), with amino-acid sequence MVVHDGDPIIHMATYITEEPSIGELRFIARLNPDELPNEEPFGDVSNTAGGEAIEGSDVFLVDGETRSKFYSSQRFIDDQRHCIAGDEHRVCMILNQYETSSGGPFHRDINSNNGGDYNSLYWYMNSGHVQTESYRMGLHGPYSMYFSRSGTPSTDIDTSFFADLDIEGYVAEADRGTVSGTASGADSSFDWVVHWYNDDAQYWTYTSSSGSFTSPAMKPGTYTMVYYQGEYVVATSEVTVSAGSSTTKNISGSVKTGTTIFKIGDWDGQPTGFRNAENQLRMHPSDSRMSDWGPLTYTVGSSSLTDFPMAVFKAVNDPVTIKFTATSDQTGAATLRIGTTLSFAGGRPQATINDYEGSAPSAPTNLNSRGVTRGAYRGYGEVYDVSVPEGTIVEGENTVRLLPYLLPYLLDICCE; translated from the exons ATGGTTGTCCATGATGGTGATCCTATTATTCATATGGCCACCTACATTACAGAGG AGCCATCTATCGGCGAATTGCGATTCATTGCTCGACTCAACCCGGACGAACTCCCCAACGAGGAGCCGTTCGGCGATGTGTCCAACACTGCCGGTGGGGAGGCCATTGAAGGATCTGACGTG TTCCTCGTCGATGGGGAAACCCGTAGCAAGTTCTACTCCAGCCAGCGTTTCATTGACGATCAAAGACACT GCATCGCGGGCGACGAACACCGCGTCTGCATGATCCTCAACCAATACGAAACCTCTTCCGGTGGCCCATTCCACAG GGACATCAACTCCAACAACGGAGGCGACTACAACTCCCTCTACTGGTACATG AACTCGGGCCACGTTCAAACCGAGTCCTACCGCATGGGTCTCCACGGTCCCTACTCGATGTACTTCAGCCGCAGCGGCACTCCCAGCACCGACATCGACACGTCCTTCTTCGCGGACCTCGACATTGAAGGCTACGTCGCCGAAGCAGACAGGGGAACCGTATCCGGAACCGCGTCAGGCGCTGACTCCAGCTTCGACTGGGTCGTTCACTG GTACAACGACGACGCCCAATACTGGACCtacacatcctcctccggcAGCTTCACCTCCCCCGCCATGAAACCAGGAACATACACCATGGTCTACTACCAAGGCGAGTACGTCGTCGCCACCAGCGAAGTGACGGTCAGCGCCGGATCGAGCACAACCAAGAATATTTCCGGCTCCGTCAAAACAGGAACGACTATCTTCAAGATTGGCGATTGGGACGGACA accAACCGGCTTCCGCAACGCAGAAAACCAACTCCGCATGCACCCCTCCGACTCCAGAATGTCCGACTGGGGCCCCCTAACCTACACCGTCGGCAGCTCCTCGCTAACTGACTTCCCCATGGCCGTCTTCAAGGCCGTCAACGACCCAGTAACCATCAAATTCACCGCGACATCCGACCAAACCGGTGCAGCGACGCTGCGTATCGGAACTACGCTGTCATTCGCGGGTGGACGTCCTCAAGCGACG ATAAACGACTACGAAGGCTCCGCGCCATCCGCACCCACGAACCTGAACTCCCGTGGCGTGACTCGTGGCGCGTATAGAGGCTACGGCGAGGTGTATGATGTTTCGGTTCCGGAGGGGACGATTGTCGAGGGGGAGAATACGGTACGCTTGCTACCTTACCTTCTACCCTACCTACTAGATATATGTTGTGAGTGA
- a CDS encoding chlorohydrolase family protein (COG:F;~EggNog:ENOG410PG2G;~InterPro:IPR011059,IPR006680,IPR032466;~MEROPS:MER0037714;~PFAM:PF01979;~TransMembrane:1 (o517-535i);~go_function: GO:0016787 - hydrolase activity [Evidence IEA];~go_function: GO:0016810 - hydrolase activity, acting on carbon-nitrogen (but not peptide) bonds [Evidence IEA]): MSPKYTLFVGTFIQLPRFKSDEGHKLAITRGALWVSTADGTIEGFDWSIANDRDLKRLLRHKGWTVVDDKNGHKGKHGVKVTLVVAREEENEFFFPGFIDTHIHAPQYPNAGLFGDAGLLHWLLNYTFPIESSFGSTKFPSIPPPNAYRVYNQVIARTLANGTTCASYFATIHVPATNLLASLCLARGQRALIGRVCMDRPEQCPDYLRDESPDIAIDKTQDSIRHIHTIDPEGALIKPIVTPRFAPSCTPRSLGKLSKLAASYSPPLHIQTHLAENLDELKLVHDLYPEANDYTSVYNYFKLLTPRTILAHCVHLSDDERTMIADNKAKLSHCPASNSALGSGICEVRKAIEAGITVGLGTDVSGGYSPSILETVRQACLVSRLLPHMSGSSEGQNKDNDGVPKEVLSIEEALYLATRGGAAVVDMADQIGGFDQGMVWDAQLVKLGKFNPAGKWGKTGGVETAVDVFDEGQEWKEKVHKWVWNGDSRNVRMVWVGGKLVHRVWEEGEDRREGGGWMRWVIGAVSVGVVGWAVVRRLGGGR; the protein is encoded by the exons ATGTCCCCCAAATACACTCTCTTCGTGGGAAccttcatccagctcccccgCTTCAAGTCTGACGAGGGCCACAAGCTCGCCATCACCCGCGGCGCGCTCTGGGTGTCCACTGCCGACGGCACAATCGAGGGATTCGACTGGTCCATTGCCAATGACAGGGACTTGAAGAGACTCCTCCGTCACAAGGGTTGGACTGTCGTGGATGACAAGAATGGCCATAAAGGCAAGCACGGGGTGAAAGTGACATTGGTGGTTGCgcgcgaggaggagaatgagttcttcttccctggGTTCATCG ACACACACATCCACGCCCCGCAATACCCCAACGCCGGCCTCTTCGGCGATGCCGGCCTCCTCCACTGGCTCCTAAACTACACCTTCCCCATCGAATCCTCCTTCGGCAGCACCAaattcccctccatccctcctcccaacgCCTACCGCGTCTACAACCAAGTCATCGCCCGCACCCTCGCAAACGGCACCACCTGCGCCTCCTACTTCGCTACCATCCACGTCCCCGccaccaacctcctcgcctccctcTGCCTCGCCCGCGGCCAACGCGCCCTCATCGGCCGCGTCTGCATGGACCGTCCCGAGCAATGCCCCGATTACCTTCGCGACGAATCCCCCGACATCGCCATCGACAAGACCCAAGACAGTATCCgccacatccacaccatcgACCCCGAGGGCGCCCTCATCAAACCCATCGTAACCCCGCGGTTCGCTCCCTCATGTACCCCACGCTCGCTGGGGAAGTTGTCCAAGCTCGCGGCGAGCTACTCGCCCCCGCTACATATCCAGACGCATCTGGCGGAGAACCTGGATGAGCTGAAACTCGTGCACGATCTCTATCCAGAAGCAAATGATTACACCTCCGTGTATAACTACTTCAAATTGCTCACCCCGCGGACTATCCTCGCGCACTGCGTGCATCTCTCTGATGACGAGCGCACCATGATCGCCGACAATAAGGCCAAGCTCTCTCACTGCCCGGCGTCCAACTCGGCCCTCGGCTCGGGGATCTGCGAAGTCCGCAAGGCCATTGAAGCCGGCATCACGGTGGGACTAGGAACCGACGTAAGCGGCGGGTATAGTCCCAGCATACTGGAGACAGTTCGCCAGGCGTGTCTAGTGTCGAGGTTACTTCCTCATATGTCTGGATCTTCTGAAGGACAAAATAAGGATAATGACGGAGTACCGAAAGAGGTCCTCTCCATTGAAGAAGCACTCTACCTTGCTACACGCGGGGGCGCAGCGGTGGTTGACATGGCGGACCAAATCGGAGGGTTTGACCAGGGGATGGTGTGGGATGCGCAGCTGGTGAAGCTGGGGAAGTTCAATCCTGCGGGGAAGTGGGGGAAGACAGGTGGGGTGGAGACAGCGGTGGATGTGTTTGATGAGGGGCAGgagtggaaggagaaggtgcaTAAGTGGGTGTGGAATGGGGATAGTCGGAATGTGAGGATggtgtgggttggagggaAACTGGTGCATCgggtttgggaggagggagaggatcgGAGAGAGGGTgggggatggatgaggtgggTGATCGGGGCGGttagtgttggtgttgtgggGTGGGCGGTTGTTAGGAGGTTGGGGGGTGGTAGGTAG
- the GCV2 gene encoding glycine decarboxylase subunit P (BUSCO:EOG09260DBG;~COG:E;~EggNog:ENOG410PGZA;~InterPro:IPR015422,IPR015424,IPR003437,IPR015421, IPR020581;~PFAM:PF01212,PF02347;~go_function: GO:0003824 - catalytic activity [Evidence IEA];~go_function: GO:0004375 - glycine dehydrogenase (decarboxylating) activity [Evidence IEA];~go_process: GO:0006544 - glycine metabolic process [Evidence IEA];~go_process: GO:0006546 - glycine catabolic process [Evidence IEA];~go_process: GO:0055114 - oxidation-reduction process [Evidence IEA]), with translation MAASLCALRGTRQLALRSRLRAAPSPIAVRRASPLIRSLHTTTQQSPSARRPVYTSSVADHGVPHPPDLFQPLDTFPRRHIGPNPDAAKEMLATLDPPVASLDEFVKQVLPADILSKKDLKVSAPHSTANLPHSSVHGGLGETDMLKLLDTYRKQIDVSGKTYLGTGYYPTIVPPVVLRNVLENPAWYTSYTPYQPEISQGRLESLLNFQTLTADLTGLPFANASVLDEGTAAAEAMTMSLATLPMSKQKKAGKAYVVSHLCHPQTIAVMRSRAEGFGINLVVGDILADDFKLVKEQGDKLIGVLAQYPDTEGGIYDFQSLSDTIHGNGGTFSVATDLLALTLLKAPGEFGADIAFGSAQRLGVPMGYGGPHAAFFACADKYKRKVPGRVVGVSKDRLGNRALRLALQTREQHIRREKATSNICTAQALLANMTAMYAVYHGPAGLKAIAQRIMSMTTTLQAKLAGLGYNVPIKSNSADGGALFDTVVVELSGAQETDAIIAAAREQSMFLRRLSDTKVGISLDETVGREEVKSILKVFAAHASKAEVGLEEDLAVAPVPASLERTSAYLTHPVFNTHHSETEMLRYIRHLESKDLSLAHSMIPLGSCTMKLNATTEMIPVSWPEFSQMHPFLPADVAKGYTQMIDDLEQQLADITGMAEVTVQPNSGAQGEFAGLRVIKKYQEAHEGDKRNICLIPVSAHGTNPASAAMAGMRVVTIKCDTKTGNLDLEDLKAKCEKHKDELAAVMITYPSTFGVYEPGIKQACEIVHQHGGQVYMDGANMNAQIGLCSPGEIGADVCHLNLHKTFCIPHGGGGPGVGPIGVAEHLRPYLPSHPGSEYLQSKRSESSSPPISAAPWGSASILPITFNYINMMGSKGLTHATKITLLNANYILARLKDHYPILYTNENGRCAHEFILDVRKFKDTCGVEAIDIAKRLQDYGFHAPTMSWPVANTLMIEPTESENKAELDRFCDALISIREEIAAVESGAQPQEGNVLKMAPHTQRDLLSSEWNRPYTRETAAYPLPYLVEKKFWPSVTRVDDAYGDQNLFCTCGPVEDSE, from the exons ATGGCTGCATCTTTGTGCGCTCTGCGTGGCACTCGCCAGCTGGCGCTGCGCTCTCGTTTGCGCGCTGCTCCCTCGCCAATTGCGGTGCGGAGAGCTTCTCCCTTGATTCGTTCCCTTCACACCACCACACAGCAGTCGCCTTCTGCACGACGGCCTGTCTACACCAGCTCCGTCGCGGATCATGGCGTGCCTCATCCCCCGGATCTTTTCCAACCCCTCGATACCTTCCCCAGACGTCATATTGGCCCCAATCCCGATGCCGCCAAGGAGATGCTTGCCACCCTGGATCCTCCGGTAGCGTCGCTCGATGAATTCGTCAAGCAAGTGCTGCCGGCGGATATCCTGTCCAAGAAGGACCTGAAGGTGTCTGCTCCGCACTCCACCGCCAATCTTCCTCACAGTAGCGTGCACGGTGGTCTGGGAGAGACGGATATGCTTAAGCTCTTGGATACCTACCGCAAGCAAATCGATGTTTCGGGCAAGACATACCTCGGAACGGGCTACTACCCGACCATTGTGCCCCCAGTCGTCCTCCGTAACGTCCTGGAGAACCCGGCGTGGTACACCAGCTACACTCCCTACCAGCCGGAGATCAGTCAGGGTCGTCTCGAGTCCCTTCTGAACTTCCAGACGCTGACTGCCGATCTCACCGGTCTGCCCTTCGCCAATGCCTCGGTTTTGGATGAAGGTACTGCGGCCGCTGAGGCCATGACCATGTCCCTGGCCACCCTGCCCATgtcgaagcagaagaaggccggCAAGGCTTACGTGGTGTCTCACCTTTGCCACCCTCAGACCATTGCGGTGATGCGCTCCCGCGCAGAGGGCTTCGGCATCAACCTGGTGGTCGGCGATATTCTGGCGGATGACTTTAAGCTGGTCAAGGAGCAGGGTGACAAACTGATTGGTGTGTTGGCTCAGTACCCCGACACCGAGGGTGGTATCTACGACTTCCAGTCTTTGAGTGACACGATCCACGGCAACGGTGGTACCTTCAGTGTTGCTACTGACCTTCTGGCCTTGACTCTTCTCAAGGCACCTGGCGAGTTCGGTGCCGATATTGCGTTTGGAAGCGCCCAGAGACTGGGAGTCCCCATGGGATACGGTGGTCCTCACGCCGCCTTCTTTGCTTGCGCGGACAAGTACAAGCGCAAGGTTCCCGGCCGTGTTGTGGGTGTATCCAAGGACCGTCTGGGCAACCGTGCCCTGAGACTGGCCCTGCAGACCCGTGAACAGCATATCCGCCGTGAGAAGGCCACTAGCAACATTTGCACGGCCCAGgccctcctcgccaacaTGACCGCCATGTATGCCGTCTACCACGGACCTGCTGGCTTGAAGGCTATCGCCCAGCGCATCATGTCGATGACCACTACTCTGCAGGCGAAGCTCGCCGGCTTGGGTTACAATGTTCCGATCAAGTCGAACAGCGCTGATGGCGGTGCTCTTTTCGACACGGTTGTTGTCGAGCTGTCCGGTGCCCAAGAAACCGATGCCATCATCGCGGCTGCTCGTGAGCAGTCCATGTTCCTCCGCCGGTTGAGCGACACCAAGGTTGGAATCTCTCTGGACGAGACTGTCGGCCGTGAGGAGGTGAAGTCTATCCTCAAGGTGTTTGCTGCCCACGCCTCCAAGGCCGAGGTtggcttggaggaggatctGGCTGTTGCTCCTGTGCCCGCCAGCCTGGAGCGTACCTCTGCCTACCTGACCCACCCCGTGTTCAACACCCACCACTCCGAAACGGAAATGCTGCGTTATATCCGTCACCTCGAGTCCAAGGATCTGTCCCTGGCCCACTCCATGATCCCTCTTGGATCCTGCACCATGAAACTCAACGCCACCACGGAGATGATCCCGGTCTCGTGGCCTGAGTTCTCTCAGATGCACCCGTTCCTGCCGGCTGATGTGGCCAAGGGATACACCCAGATGATTGATGACCTCGAGCAGCAGCTCGCAGACATCACCGGCATGGCCGAAGTCACCGTGCAGCCCAACTCCGGTGCGCAGGGTGAGTTCGCTGGTCTGCGCGTCATCAAGAAGTACCAGGAGGCCCACGAAGGCGACAAGCGCAACATTTGCTTGATCCCCGTATCGGCTCACGGTACCAACCCTGCCAGTGCTGCCATGGCTGGTATGCGCGTGGTGACGATCAAGTGCGACACCAAGACCGGCAACCTGGACTTGGAAGACTTGAAGGCCAAGTGTGAGAAGCACAAGGACGAGCTGGCGGCTGTGATGATCACCTACCCCAGCACTTTTGGTGTGTATGAGCCTGGCATCAAGCAGGCCTGTGAGATTGTCCACCAGCATGGCGGCCAGGTCTACATGGACGGTGCCAACATGAACGCCCAGATCGGTCTGTGCTCTCCGGGCGAGATTGGTGCTGATGTGTGCCACTTGAACCTGCACAAGACCTTCTGTATTCCCCACGGTGGCGGTGGTCCTGGTGTCGGTCCCATTGGTGTAGCCGAACACCTGCGGCCCTACCTTCCCTCTCACCCGGGCAGCGAGTACCTTCAGTCCAAGCGGTCCGAGTCGTCCTCGCCCCCGATCAGCGCTGCTCCCTGGGGTAGCGCTAGCATCCTGCCCATCACCTTCAACTACATCAACATGATGGGATCTAAGGGTCTTACACACGCAACAAAGATCACACTGCTCAACGCCAACTACATCCTGGCTCGTCTCAAGGACCACTACCCTATTCTATACACCAACGAGAACGGCCGCTGTGCCCACGAGTTCATCCTCGATGTGCGCAAGTTCAAGGACACCTGTGGTGTCGAGGCTATCGATATCGCCAAGCGTCTGCAGGACTACGGCTTCCACGCCCCGACCATGTCGTGGCCCGTGGCCAACACGCTGATGATCGAGCCCACCGAGTCGGAGAACAAGGCGGAGCTTGACCGGTTCTGCGATgccctcatctccatccggGAGGAGATTGCCGCCGTCGAGAGCGGCGCCCAGCCCCAGGAGGGCAACGTGCTGAAGATGGCACCGCACACCCAGCGTGACCTGTTGTCCAGCGAGTGGAACCGGCCGTACACCCGCGAGACGGCGGCGTACCCGTTGCCATAcctggtggagaagaagttctGGCCTTCGGTGACGCGTGTAGATGATG CCTACGGTGACCAGAACCTCTTCTGTACCTGCGGACCGGTGGAGGATAGCGAGTAG
- a CDS encoding putative phthalate transporter (COG:G;~EggNog:ENOG410QDIV;~InterPro:IPR020846,IPR011701,IPR036259;~PFAM:PF07690;~TransMembrane:9 (i12-31o37-60i72-93o105-128i179-201o213-234i246-264o270-291i303-324o);~go_function: GO:0022857 - transmembrane transporter activity [Evidence IEA];~go_process: GO:0055085 - transmembrane transport [Evidence IEA]), producing the protein MTVIIRKVGPTLFLGALVISWGAILVGMGFVKNWKQMVAIRVLLGALEAGYFPGCVYLLSSWYVRYDIQKRYSVFYLIGCVASALAGVLAFGLMQMGGIQGISGWRWIFIMEGVITGVIGLLTFVFMVDFPEKAHKSWKFLNERESAFIVRRINRDRADGNGEPFTFKRFFIPALDLKIWGFALICLCSTTGAYAIAYFLPIILQDGMGFSTGAAQCLVAPPYGFAGIVMYTTAWISDRYRIRGPIVAFNAVVGIIGLPLMGFAKGNAARYVGVFLVVAGANSNIPAVMAYQANNIRGQWTRAFCSATLIGVGAIGGILSSLVFQSKDAPGYRPGIWTTIA; encoded by the exons ATGACGGTCATCATCCGGAAGGTGGGCCCGACTTTGTTTCTGGGAGCGCTGGTCATATCGTGGGGAGCAATTCTCGTA GGGATGGGATTCGTCAAGAATTGGAAGCAAATGGTCGCAATCCGTGTGCTCCTTGGTGCGTTGGAAGCAG GTTACTTCCCGGGATGTGTGTACCTTCTCTCAAGTTGGTACGTCCGAT ATGACATCCAAAAACGATACTCGGTCTTTTACCTTATCGGCTGTGTGGCATCAGCACTAGCCGGGGTACTTGCCTTTGGTCTGATGCAGATGGGAGGCATTCAGGGCATATcagggtggagatggatatTCATAATGGAGGGCGTG ATTACGGGTGTTATCGGACTGTTGACCTTTGTCTTCATGGTTGACTTTCCCGAAAAGGCACACAAGTCCTGGAAGTTCCTgaatgagagggagagtgcATTCATCGTCCGACGCATCAACCGAGACCGTGCCGATGGTAATGGAGAGCCATTTACCTTCAAGCGATTCTTCATTCCAGCTCTCGACCTGAAAATCTGGGGGTTCGCGTTAATTTGCCT ATGCAGCACAACCGGGGCATACGCCATCGCGtatttcctccccatcatccttcaaGACGGAATGGGCTTCAGCACCGGCGCCGCACAGTGTCTGGTTGCACCTCCCTACGGCTTCGCGGGTATCGTGATGTATACAACAGCCTGGATAAGCGATCGGTATCGCATACGGGGACCAATCGTGGCGTTCAACGCCGTAGTCGGCATCATCGGCCTTCCGCTGATGGGATTTGCTAAAGGCAATGCAGCGCGATACGTGGGAGTATTTCTGGTGGTCGCGGGGGCGAATTCCAATATCCCCGCTGTCATGGCCTATCAAGCCAACAATATCCGGGGCCAGTGGACGCGCGCGTTTTGCAGTGCGACACTAATTGGAGTAGGAGCTATTGGTGGTATCCTCAGTAGTTTGGTGTTTCAGTCGAAAGATGCGCCTGGATATAGACCGGGGATATGGACAACTATTGCGTGA
- a CDS encoding uncharacterized protein (COG:G;~EggNog:ENOG410QDIV) yields the protein MSTKDIEKPPSVERIEDIDKSGINDVDYDEEFTPAEQRKIIHRVDRRLVTMAGLAYCISLMDRTNLSMAAVAGMTKDLQLGVGTRYVSSTLLFEDAYSDEV from the exons ATGTCGACTAAGGACATTGAGAAACCACCCAGTGTCGAGCGGATCGAAGATATCGATAAGTCTGGGATTAATGATGTGGACTACGATGAGGAGTTTACGCCTGCAGAGCAGCGCAAGATCATTCATCGGGTTGATCGTCGGTTGGTGACTATGGCTGGGTTGGCGTATTGCATTTCGCTTATGGATAGGACGAATCTTAGTATGGCGGCGGTTGCTGG TATGACGAAGGACTTGCAGCTTGGAGTTGGGACTCGCTATGTGAGTTCTACTCTATTATTTGAGGATGCATATTCTGACGAGGTCTAG
- a CDS encoding arginase family protein (COG:E;~EggNog:ENOG410PJXM;~InterPro:IPR023696,IPR006035;~PFAM:PF00491;~go_function: GO:0046872 - metal ion binding [Evidence IEA]): MPANAITIIFSPYHVGIRDHRVGNGPHRIRQHGIIQALEGLGVEVNLIELEPVDKFEGEIGRSFELLRRTSTAVTQAVENNTFPIILSGNCMASAAVACGLNTNNLKFIYFDAHDDLDSPDVNENGYLDAMGLSMLRGESWKTLMRTVPGFRPFTYDGNFLYCGLRDQSDVQRQRVIDAGMSAIWGDSDRKVDFVGELRRELDLKSYDPALVHLDLDVLDETYGKVNDYPSPGELFERDLLGCMDLVPTRSTPRSLTVCSFDPDVGDGDRIAKIAVHAVTAFARSLLDTGVILRQDL; encoded by the coding sequence atgcCCGCCAATGcaatcaccatcatcttctcaccCTACCACGTCGGCATCCGCGACCACCGAGTCGGCAACGGACCCCACCGCATTCGCCAACACggcatcatccaagccctcgaAGGCCTAGGTGTTGAAGTCAATTTGATCGAACTCGAACCAGTCGACAAATTCGAAGGCGAGATTGGTCGCAGCTTCGAGCTCCTCCGACGCACGTCTACGGCCGTCACTCAAGCAGTTGAAAACAACACCTTCCCCATTATCCTCTCAGGCAACTGCATGGCAAGCGCAGCGGTAGCCTGCGGATTGAACACCAACAATCTAAAATTCATCTACTTCGATGCTCACGACGATCTAGATTCACCTGATGTCAACGAGAACGGCTATCTCGACGCGATGGGCCTTTCCATGCTCCGTGGCGAGAGCTGGAAGACTCTTATGAGGACGGTTCCTGGGTTTAGACCTTTCACGTATGATGGCAACTTCCTGTACTGTGGACTACGGGATCAAAGTGATGTTCAACGTCAGCGGGTGATTGATGCAGGGATGAGTGCTATATGGGGTGATAGCGACCGTAAGGTCGACTTTGTGGGTGAGTTGCGCAGGGAGTTGGACCTCAAGTCGTATGATCCGGCTTTGGTGCATTTAGATCTGGATGTGTTGGATGAGACTTATGGGAAGGTTAATGATTACCCTTCCCCGGGGGAATTGTTTGAGAGGGACTTGTTGGGTTGTATGGATTTGGTGCCTACGAGGAGCACACCTAGGTCTCTTACTGTCTGTTCTTTTGATCCTGACGTGGGAGATGGCGATAGAATTGCAAAGATTGCTGTTCACGCGGTGACTGCGTTCGCTCGGTCTTTGTTGGATACGGGGGTGATACTGAGACAGGATTTATAA